The Chlorocebus sabaeus isolate Y175 chromosome 6, mChlSab1.0.hap1, whole genome shotgun sequence genome has a segment encoding these proteins:
- the ERF gene encoding ETS domain-containing transcription factor ERF isoform X1: MKTPADTGFAFPDWAYKPESSPGSRQIQLWHFILELLRKEEYQGVIAWQGDYGEFVIKDPDEVARLWGVRKCKPQMNYDKLSRALRYYYNKRILHKTKGKRFTYKFNFNKLVLVNYPFIDVGLAGGAVPQSAPPVPSGGSHFRFPPSTPSEVLSPTEDPRSPPACSSSSSSLFSAVVARRLGRGSVSDCSDGTSELEEPLGEDPRARPPGPPDLGAFRGPPLARLPHDPGVFRVYPRPRGGPEPLSPFPVSPLAGPGSLLPPQLSPALPMTPTHLAYTPSPTLSPMYPSGGGGPSGSGGGSHFSFSPEDMKRYLQAHTQSVYNYHLSPRAFLHYPGLVVPQPQRPDKCPLPPMAPETPPVPSSASSSSSSSSSPFKFKLQPPPLGRRQRAAGEKASAGADQSGGSAGGLAEGSGALAPPPPPPQIKVEPISEGESEEVEVTDISDEDEEDGEVFKTPRAPPAPPKPEPGEAPGASQCMPLKLRFKRRWSEDCRLEGGGGPAGGFEDEGEDKKVRGEGPGEAGGPLTPRRVSSDLQHATAQLSLEHRDS; the protein is encoded by the exons ATGAAGACCCCGGCGGACAcag GGTTTGCCTTCCCGGATTGGGCCTACAAGCCAGAGTCGTCCCCTGGCTCGAGGCAGATCCAGCTGTGGCACTTTATCTTGGAGCTGCTACGGAAGGAGGAGTACCAGGGCGTCATCGCCTGGCAGGGGGACTACGGGGAATTCGTCATCAAAGACCCTGATGAGGTGGCCCGGCTGTGGGGCGTCCGCAAGTGCAAGCCCCAGATGAATTACGACAAGCTGAGCCGGGCCCTGCG CTATTACTATAACAAGCGCATTCTGCACAAGACTAAGGGGAAACGGTTCACCTACAAGTTCAATTTCAACAAACTGGTGCTGGTCAATTACCCTTTCATTGATGTGGGGTTGGCTG GGGGTGCGGTGCCCCAGAGCGCCCCGCCAGTGCCGTCGGGCGGTAGCCACTTCCGCTTCCCTCCCTCGACGCCCTCCGAGGTGCTGTCCCCCACCGAGGACCCCCGCTCACCACCGGCCTGCTCTTCATCCTCATCCTCCCTCTTTTCTGCTGTGGTGGCCCGCCGCCTGGGCCGAGGTTCAGTCAGTGACTGTAGTGATGGCACATCAGAGCTGGAGGAACCGCTGGGAGAGGATCCCCGGGCCCGACCACCTGGCCCTCCAGATCTGGGTGCCTTCCGAGGGCCCCCGCTGGCCCGCCTGCCCCATGACCCTGGTGTCTTCCGTGTCTATCCCCGGCCTCGGGGTGGCCCTGAACCCCTCAGCCCCTTCCCTGTGTCGCCTCTGGCTGGGCCTGGATCCCTGCTGCCCCCTCAGCTCTCCCCGGCTCTGCCCATGACGCCCACCCACCTGGCCTACACTCCCTCGCCCACGTTGAGCCCGATGTACCCCAGTGGTGGCGGGGGGCCCAGCGGCTCAGGGGGAGGCTCCCACTTCTCCTTCAGCCCCGAGGACATGAAACGGTACCTGCAGGCCCACACCCAAAGCGTCTACAACTACCACCTCAGCCCCCGCGCCTTCCTGCACTACCCCGGGCTGGTGGTGCCCCAGCCCCAGCGCCCTGACAAGTGCCCGCTGCCGCCCATGGCACCCGAGACCCCACCGGTCCCCTCCTCGGCGTCGtcatcctcttcttcttcttcctccccatTCAAATTTAAGCTCCAGCCACCCCCACTTGGACGCCGGCAGCGGGCAGCTGGGGAGAAGGCCTCAGCTGGTGCTGACCAGAGCGGTGGCAGCGCAGGTGGGCTGGCCGAGGGGTCAGGGGCGCTAGCCCCACCGCCCCCGCCACCACAGATCAAGGTGGAGCCCATCTCGGAAGGCGAGTCAGAGGAGGTGGAGGTGACTGACATCAGTGATGAGGATGAGGAAGACGGGGAGGTGTTCAAGACACCCCGTGCCCCACCTGCACCCCCCAAGCCTGAGCCCGGCGAGGCACCCGGGGCATCCCAGTGCATGCCCCTCAAGCTACGCTTTAAGCGGCGCTGGAGTGAAGACTGTCGCCTGGAAGGGGGTGGGGGCCCCGCTGGGGGCTTTGAGGATGAGGGCGAGGACAAGAAGGTGCGTGGGGAGGggcctggggaggctgggggGCCCCTCACCCCAAGGCGGGTGAGCTCTGACCTCCAGCATGCCACGGCCCAGCTCTCCCTGGAGCACCGAGACTCCTGA
- the GSK3A gene encoding glycogen synthase kinase-3 alpha: protein MSGGGPSGGGPGGSGRARTSSFAEPGGGGGGGGGGPGGSASGPGGTGGGKASVGAMGGGVGASSSGGGPGGSGGGGSGGPGAGTSFPPPGVKLGRDSGKVTTVVATLGQGPERSQEVAYTDIKVIGNGSFGVVYQARLAETRELVAIKKVLQDKRFKNRELQIMRKLDHCNIVRLRYFFYSSGEKKDELYLNLVLEYVPETVYRVARHFTKAKLTIPILYVKVYMYQLFRSLAYIHSQGVCHRDIKPQNLLVDPDTAVLKLCDFGSAKQLVRGEPNVSYICSRYYRAPELIFGATDYTSSIDVWSAGCVLAELLLGQPIFPGDSGVDQLVEIIKVLGTPTREQIREMNPNYTEFKFPQIKAHPWTKVFKSRTPPEAIALCSSLLEYTPSSRLSPLEACAHSFFDELRCLGTQLPNNRPLPPLFNFSAGELSIQPSLNAILIPPHLRSPAGTTTLTQSSQALTETPTSSDWQSTDATPTLTNSS from the exons ATGAGCGGCGGCGGGCCTTCGGGAGGCGGCCCTGGGGGCTCGGGCAGGGCGCGGACCAGCTCGTTCGCGGAGCCAGgcggcggaggcggaggcggcggcggcggccccgGAGGCTCGGCCTCCGGCCCAGGCGGCACCGGCGGCGGAAAGGCATCTGTCGGGGCCATGGGTGGGGGCGTCGGGGCCTCGAGCTCCGGGGGTGGAcccggcggcagcggcggcggagGCAGCGGAGGCCCCGGCGCAGGCACTAGCTTCCCGCCGCCCGGGGTGAAGCTGGGCC GTGACAGCGGGAAGGTGACCACAGTGGTAGCCACTCTAGGCCAAGGTCCAGAGCGCTCCCAAGAGGTGGCTTACACAGACATCAAAGTGATTGGCAATGGCTCATTTGGGGTCGTGTACCAGGCACGGCTGGCAGAGACCAGGGAACTGGTCGCCATCAAGAAGGTTCTCCAGGACAAGAGGTTCAAG AACCGAGAGCTGCAGATCATGCGTAAGCTGGACCACTGCAATATTGTGAGGCTGAGATACTTTTTCTACTCCAGTGGGGAGAAG AAAGATGAGCTTTACCTAAATCTGGTGCTGGAATATGTGCCCGAGACAGTGTACCGGGTGGCCCGCCACTTCACCAAGGCCAAGTTGACCATCCCTATCCTCTATGTCAAG GTGTACATGTACCAGCTCTTCCGCAGCTTGGCCTACATCCACTCCCAGGGCGTGTGTCACCGTGACATCAAGCCCCAGAACCTGCTGGTGGACCCTGACACTGCTGTCCTCAAGCTCTGCGATTTTGGCAG TGCGAAGCAGTTGGTCCGAGGGGAGCCCAATGTCTCCTACATCTGTTCTCGCTACTACCGGGCCCCAGAGCTCATCTTTGGAGCCACTGATTACACCTCATCCATCG ATGTTTGGTCAGCTGGCTGCGTACTGGCGGAGCTTCTCCTGGGCCAGCCCATCTTCCCTGGGGACAGTGGGGTGGACCAGCTGGTGGAGATCATCAAG GTGCTGGGAACACCAACCCGGGAACAAATCCGAGAGATGAACCCCAACTACACGGAGTTCAAGTTCCCTCAGATTAAAGCTCACCCCTGGACAAAG GTGTTCAAGTCTCGAACGCCGCCAGAGGCCATCGCGCTCTGCTCTAGCCTGCTGGAGTACACCCCGTCCTCAAGGCTCTCCCCACTAGAGGCCTGCGCGCACAGCTTCTTTGATGAACTGCGATGTCTGGGAACCCAGCTCCCTAACAACCGCCCACTTCCCCCTCTCTTCAACTTCAGTGCTGGTG AACTCTCCATCCAACCGTCTCTCAACGCCATTCTCATCCCTCCTCACTTGAGGTCCCCAGCAGGCACTACCACCCTCACCCAGTCCTCACAAG cttTAACTGAGACTCCGACCAGCTCAGACTGGCAGTCGACCGATGCCACACCTACCCTCACTAACTCCTCCTGA
- the ZNF526 gene encoding zinc finger protein 526 — protein sequence MAEVVAEVAEMPTQMSPGAVEMSTPMSGEMMEMSTEVTEMTPGEALASSLFFQHHQFMCSECGSLYNTLEEVLSHQEQHMLAVSEEEALTTQNDGLEPELVPGTEGPFQCGECSQLILSPGELLAHQDAHLRESANQIQYQCWDCQELFPSPELWVAHRKAQHLSATVAEPPVPPPLPPPTPLPPPSPPSEVKMEPYECPECSTLCATPEEFLEHQGTHFDSLEKEERNGLEEEEEDDEEDEEDDEEMEDEEAMAEVGDDAVGGDESTASWAQGCGDCPQHQPSAGARRQYRRTSHSPASAAHPFHCSQCQRSFSSANRLQAHGRAHVGGTHECTTCSKVFKKAASLEQHLRLHRGEARYLCVDCGRGFGTELTLVAHRRAHTANPLHRCRCGKTFSNMTKFLYHRRTHAGKSGAPPTGATAPPAPAEPTPPPPPPAPPAQLPCPQCSKSFASASRLSRHRRAVHGPPERRHRCGVCGKGFKKLIHVRNHLRTHTGERPFQCHSCGKTFASLANLSRHQLTHTGARPYQCLDCGKRFTQSSNLQQHRRLHLRPVAFARAPRLPITGLYNKSPYYCGTCGRWFRAMAGLRLHQRVHARARTLTLQPPRSPPPAPPPPPEPQQTIMCTELGETIAIIETSQPLALEDTLQLCQAALGASEAGGLLQLDTAFV from the coding sequence ATGGCAGAGGTGGTGGCTGAGGTGGCCGAGATGCCAACACAGATGTCACCAGGGGCAGTGGAGATGTCAACACCTATGTCAGGGGAGATGATGGAGATGTCAACAGAGGTGACTGAGATGACACCTGGGGAGGCCCTTGCCTCATCCCTCTTCTTCCAGCATCACCAGTTCATGTGCTCTGAGTGTGGCAGCCTCTATAACACACTGGAGGAAGTCCTCTCACACCAGGAGCAGCACATGCTTGCTGTCTCAGAGGAGGAGGCACTGACCACACAGAATGATGGCCTGGAGCCGGAGCTGGTGCCGGGCACTGAGGGGCCCTTCCAGTGTGGTGAATGCAGCCAGCTCATCCTCTCCCCTGGTGAACTCCTGGCCCACCAGGATGCCCACCTCCGGGAGTCTGCAAACCAGATCCAATACCAGTGCTGGGACTGCCAGGAGCTGTTCCCCTCACCCGAGCTGTGGGTGGCTCATCGAAAGGCCCAGCACCTTTCTGCCACGGTAGCTGAGCCACCAGTGCCACCGCCTTTGCCTCCCCCAACACCACTGCCTCCACCTTCTCCCCCATCCGAAGTCAAGATGGAGCCCTATGAGTGTCCTGAGTGCTCTACCCTCTGTGCCACCCCTGAGGAGTTCTTGGAGCATCAGGGCACCCACTTTGACTCCCTAGAGAAAGAGGAGCGCAatgggctggaggaggaggaggaggatgatgagGAGGATGAAGAAGATGATGAAGAGATGGAGGATGAGGAGGCCATGGCAGAGGTCGGTGATGATGCTGTGGGAGGTGACGAGTCCACAGCTAGCTGGGCTCAGGGCTGCGGGGACTGTCCCCAGCACCAGCCCTCAGCAGGGGCTCGCCGGCAATACCGGCGGACATCTCACAGCCCGGCATCTGCCGCCCACCCCTTCCACTGCAGCCAATGTCAGCGCAGTTTCAGCTCCGCCAACCGGCTGCAGGCTCATGGGCGGGCCCATGTTGGTGGCACACACGAGTGTACAACCTGCTCCAAAGTCTTCAAGAAAGCAGCGTCACTCGAGCAGCACTTGCGGCTGCACCGCGGGGAAGCCCGCTACCTCTGTGTAGACTGTGGCCGCGGCTTTGGCACAGAACTCACATTAGTGGCCCACCGGCGGGCCCACACTGCCAACCCATTGCATCGCTGTCGCTGCGGCAAGACATTCAGCAACATGACCAAGTTCCTCTACCACCGGCGCACTCACGCTGGCAAAAGCGGGGCACCTCCCACAGGAGCAACAGCTCCCCCAGCTCCCGCAGAGcccacccctccaccaccaccccctgccccacctgcccagctGCCCTGCCCACAGTGCTCCAAGTcctttgcctcagcttcccggctGTCCCGGCACCGGCGGGCAGTACATGGGCCCCCCGAACGGCGCCACCGCTGTGGGGTTTGTGGCAAGGGCTTCAAGAAGCTGATCCACGTGCGCAACCACCTGCGGACACACACGGGCGAGAGGCCCTTCCAGTGCCACTCATGTGGCAAGACTTTTGCTTCTCTGGCCAACCTCAGCCGCCACCAGTTGACCCACACGGGCGCACGTCCCTACCAATGCCTGGACTGTGGCAAGCGCTTCACACAGAGCTCCAACCTGCAGCAGCACCGGCGATTGCACTTGCGGCCAGTTGCCTTTGCCCGCGCCCCCCGCCTCCCCATCACTGGTCTCTACAACAAGAGTCCCTACTACTGTGGGACTTGTGGCCGCTGGTTCCGCGCCATGGCGGGCTTGCGACTGCATCAGCGGGTCCATGCCCGAGCTCGGACTTTGACACTACAGCCTCCCAGATCAccacctcctgccccacccccaccccctgagCCTCAACAGACTATCATGTGCACAGAGCTGGGGGAGACCATCGCTATCATTGAGACATCCCAGCCGCTGGCGCTCGAGGACACGCTGCAGCTGTGCCAGGCTGCCCTGGGGGCCAGTGAAGCAGGCGGGCTCTTGCAATTGGACACAGCCTTCGTGTGA
- the ERF gene encoding ETS domain-containing transcription factor ERF isoform X2, translated as MNYDKLSRALRYYYNKRILHKTKGKRFTYKFNFNKLVLVNYPFIDVGLAGGAVPQSAPPVPSGGSHFRFPPSTPSEVLSPTEDPRSPPACSSSSSSLFSAVVARRLGRGSVSDCSDGTSELEEPLGEDPRARPPGPPDLGAFRGPPLARLPHDPGVFRVYPRPRGGPEPLSPFPVSPLAGPGSLLPPQLSPALPMTPTHLAYTPSPTLSPMYPSGGGGPSGSGGGSHFSFSPEDMKRYLQAHTQSVYNYHLSPRAFLHYPGLVVPQPQRPDKCPLPPMAPETPPVPSSASSSSSSSSSPFKFKLQPPPLGRRQRAAGEKASAGADQSGGSAGGLAEGSGALAPPPPPPQIKVEPISEGESEEVEVTDISDEDEEDGEVFKTPRAPPAPPKPEPGEAPGASQCMPLKLRFKRRWSEDCRLEGGGGPAGGFEDEGEDKKVRGEGPGEAGGPLTPRRVSSDLQHATAQLSLEHRDS; from the exons ATGAATTACGACAAGCTGAGCCGGGCCCTGCG CTATTACTATAACAAGCGCATTCTGCACAAGACTAAGGGGAAACGGTTCACCTACAAGTTCAATTTCAACAAACTGGTGCTGGTCAATTACCCTTTCATTGATGTGGGGTTGGCTG GGGGTGCGGTGCCCCAGAGCGCCCCGCCAGTGCCGTCGGGCGGTAGCCACTTCCGCTTCCCTCCCTCGACGCCCTCCGAGGTGCTGTCCCCCACCGAGGACCCCCGCTCACCACCGGCCTGCTCTTCATCCTCATCCTCCCTCTTTTCTGCTGTGGTGGCCCGCCGCCTGGGCCGAGGTTCAGTCAGTGACTGTAGTGATGGCACATCAGAGCTGGAGGAACCGCTGGGAGAGGATCCCCGGGCCCGACCACCTGGCCCTCCAGATCTGGGTGCCTTCCGAGGGCCCCCGCTGGCCCGCCTGCCCCATGACCCTGGTGTCTTCCGTGTCTATCCCCGGCCTCGGGGTGGCCCTGAACCCCTCAGCCCCTTCCCTGTGTCGCCTCTGGCTGGGCCTGGATCCCTGCTGCCCCCTCAGCTCTCCCCGGCTCTGCCCATGACGCCCACCCACCTGGCCTACACTCCCTCGCCCACGTTGAGCCCGATGTACCCCAGTGGTGGCGGGGGGCCCAGCGGCTCAGGGGGAGGCTCCCACTTCTCCTTCAGCCCCGAGGACATGAAACGGTACCTGCAGGCCCACACCCAAAGCGTCTACAACTACCACCTCAGCCCCCGCGCCTTCCTGCACTACCCCGGGCTGGTGGTGCCCCAGCCCCAGCGCCCTGACAAGTGCCCGCTGCCGCCCATGGCACCCGAGACCCCACCGGTCCCCTCCTCGGCGTCGtcatcctcttcttcttcttcctccccatTCAAATTTAAGCTCCAGCCACCCCCACTTGGACGCCGGCAGCGGGCAGCTGGGGAGAAGGCCTCAGCTGGTGCTGACCAGAGCGGTGGCAGCGCAGGTGGGCTGGCCGAGGGGTCAGGGGCGCTAGCCCCACCGCCCCCGCCACCACAGATCAAGGTGGAGCCCATCTCGGAAGGCGAGTCAGAGGAGGTGGAGGTGACTGACATCAGTGATGAGGATGAGGAAGACGGGGAGGTGTTCAAGACACCCCGTGCCCCACCTGCACCCCCCAAGCCTGAGCCCGGCGAGGCACCCGGGGCATCCCAGTGCATGCCCCTCAAGCTACGCTTTAAGCGGCGCTGGAGTGAAGACTGTCGCCTGGAAGGGGGTGGGGGCCCCGCTGGGGGCTTTGAGGATGAGGGCGAGGACAAGAAGGTGCGTGGGGAGGggcctggggaggctgggggGCCCCTCACCCCAAGGCGGGTGAGCTCTGACCTCCAGCATGCCACGGCCCAGCTCTCCCTGGAGCACCGAGACTCCTGA